Proteins encoded within one genomic window of Granulicella pectinivorans:
- the xrtJ gene encoding exosortase J, with translation MLSPFQAAGIASFLALSGIVCVWSTVMALRDLWLGDALKSIGMVVPLVSFLLILRVWRSLGWELEGTWWGLVLLVVTAATVLVRQSTILIFVFSPQWSVVIPPHAMVAFAYGSAMVLLFGGTKLYRASLFPLFLLWLVNPVPHVFNVLVDLPLQHASAHVARAFAIALGQPLTPDQLSLMFTPEFGMFIAPGCNGIRGAVTMGLISLVAGYLYRFRLLPHVLMVAAAVLLGYLFNFVRLCTLVIYYIIALHFPRLQNHGEMADYYIGGALFLIGTMLLLLAMRRAGRVTSLTLPPAAGAPFTTTPRSFYLRAAAVAVLIVFMGIPLARAMMAPVPASITDATPASFPARVGNYQLTRTWADTLSGGVILYQWGEYTPDAGGVRIQIAVSPILGPHDTLICHTARGEDPLWHGQLTLPSAGSPIAFSGSFFNDGATQYLEATTLCNGTACGEFSSALPHFGFVYSKPDPGAFLNRSPQRPIPILLRAETLDTTTAPDVARQKLTESLRSFIAYTDLAVFTQPYRQ, from the coding sequence GTGCTATCCCCGTTCCAGGCCGCGGGGATAGCATCTTTTCTTGCTCTTTCAGGCATTGTCTGCGTCTGGTCGACGGTCATGGCTCTTCGTGACCTTTGGCTGGGAGATGCACTCAAGTCCATCGGCATGGTCGTGCCGCTAGTCAGCTTCCTCCTCATCCTGCGTGTCTGGAGATCCCTTGGCTGGGAGCTTGAGGGCACCTGGTGGGGGCTTGTGCTGCTGGTTGTCACGGCTGCGACGGTACTGGTGCGCCAGAGTACGATTCTGATCTTTGTCTTTTCGCCGCAGTGGTCCGTCGTAATTCCTCCCCATGCCATGGTGGCCTTCGCCTACGGCTCTGCGATGGTCCTCCTGTTCGGCGGCACCAAACTCTACCGCGCCTCACTATTCCCTCTTTTTCTGCTTTGGCTTGTGAACCCTGTTCCGCACGTCTTCAACGTGCTGGTCGACCTGCCGTTGCAGCATGCCTCCGCGCATGTGGCGCGGGCCTTCGCGATCGCGCTTGGGCAGCCGCTGACGCCCGACCAACTCAGCCTGATGTTTACGCCGGAGTTCGGCATGTTCATCGCGCCGGGCTGCAACGGCATCCGCGGCGCGGTCACGATGGGGCTGATCTCGCTGGTTGCGGGGTATCTCTACCGTTTCCGCCTGCTGCCGCACGTCCTGATGGTTGCCGCGGCGGTTCTGCTTGGATACCTGTTCAACTTCGTCCGTCTATGCACGCTGGTCATTTACTACATCATCGCGCTGCATTTTCCGCGCCTCCAGAACCATGGCGAGATGGCGGATTACTACATCGGCGGAGCCCTCTTCCTCATTGGGACGATGCTTCTCCTGCTCGCGATGCGGCGGGCCGGTCGGGTCACGTCGCTGACGCTTCCGCCTGCAGCCGGCGCCCCCTTCACGACGACGCCGCGCAGCTTCTACCTGCGTGCGGCAGCGGTCGCCGTCCTCATCGTCTTCATGGGGATTCCTCTGGCACGCGCGATGATGGCACCTGTTCCGGCATCCATCACGGACGCGACGCCGGCGTCGTTCCCGGCGCGGGTGGGCAACTACCAGTTGACCCGCACGTGGGCCGATACCCTGAGCGGTGGCGTGATTCTCTATCAGTGGGGCGAGTACACCCCGGATGCCGGCGGAGTGCGGATTCAGATCGCCGTTTCGCCCATCCTTGGTCCGCACGATACGCTCATCTGCCACACGGCGCGCGGCGAAGATCCCCTCTGGCACGGTCAGTTGACGCTGCCGAGCGCGGGTTCCCCCATTGCCTTCAGCGGCTCTTTCTTCAACGACGGCGCCACCCAGTACCTCGAGGCTACGACGCTGTGCAACGGAACCGCCTGCGGTGAGTTTTCGAGCGCGCTGCCGCACTTCGGCTTTGTGTACAGCAAGCCGGACCCGGGTGCGTTCTTGAACCGCAGTCCGCAGCGTCCCATTCCCATCCTGCTCCGTGCCGAGACGCTCGATACGACCACCGCGCCGGATGTCGCGCGGCAGAAGCTGACCGAATCCCTGCGGAGTTTTATCGCTTATACCGACCTCGCCGTCTTCACCCAGCCGTATCGTCAGTAA
- a CDS encoding Ig-like domain repeat protein: protein MKILSAIPVLSFLLLSAAFLAGCGGGAGSIVVTPPTNTTTTLTSSATTVASGTSVTFTATVSPSAATGNVTFYDGTTTLGTGNLSAGVATFSTSSLAVGSHSITATYSGSGSTYNGSTSTATSIVVSTILTSTTLSVSSTTAMVGSAVSFTATVSPSAASGTVTFYDGVNLLGTGTLTAGGATFSTTSLALGTHAVTAVYGGATPYAGSSSATITVTVSAVPTTTVLRSSSATTPLGSSITLTATVSPSAATGTVTFYDGTTVLGTGTLTGGVATLPISTLSVGDHTLTAKYAGAGIYAGSTSNALTITGTALATTTSLSVSSPTAFSGTAVIFTATLAPSSATGSVTFYDGSTPLGTSTLASGNASLSVSTLANGSHSVTAVYGGDTNYATSTSSAVSVTVTINPTTLVLTANATTAVAGTNVTFTATLTPSTAPGSVTFVDGGTTIGTGALSSGVATLTLSTLSAGVHFVTAAYAGDASYTARTSNAVAITISKASSTPITGTYSGPSITGKVLAGGAPVSGASVQFYAAGTTGNGIAAGNLIASAILTDSSGSFTIPSGYSCPVATTQVYLVATGGTTATATNAPFAFLSALGSCNAVPTSVTLNEVTTVAAAWPLAQFLAAGGQIGATATNTTGLANAFLIAASLVNTTTGASPGTTYPANASSVTARINSLANLLNTCAVSNAACLQFFSAAGGSPTNTLDAAMSIVQHPAANPSALYVLSRNSTAYTPALTSTPPDWTLFSVLSGGGLSGSSTLGIMTNGNVWVANYYGVVASQFTALGAPVFATGVTGPGLSASYGLAVDQANNAWIPNDVFSGSVTKISADGATTANFSGNGMAYPVYTAVDTDGSVWVADYGNSTLTHLSATGAGLSGPSGYQSASTSFPTALAIDANHNVWTTNQSDYTITRINPDGTNPLVVKCCDSASGLAIDQRGYIWVTNYLGNTISQVSSAGAVISSTYTGGGIFRPQAVAIDGIGNVWIANFHAIGISELAGSQTSTPGAVLSPSSGFAPDGPIEGNFSIAVDASGNIWVANFNSNNVIRYLGLAAPTKSPTIGPAQAP from the coding sequence GTGAAGATTCTCAGCGCTATCCCCGTCCTCTCCTTCCTGCTGCTCAGTGCGGCGTTTCTTGCTGGTTGCGGCGGAGGGGCTGGCAGCATCGTGGTTACCCCCCCGACGAACACCACCACGACCCTGACCAGTAGCGCCACGACAGTTGCAAGCGGGACGTCCGTTACCTTCACGGCGACAGTCAGTCCATCCGCCGCCACCGGTAACGTCACGTTCTATGACGGCACGACGACGCTCGGTACCGGGAACCTGAGCGCCGGAGTTGCGACGTTCTCGACCTCGAGTCTTGCCGTCGGTTCTCACTCCATCACTGCGACCTACTCGGGATCGGGATCGACGTACAACGGGAGTACCTCCACCGCGACCTCCATCGTGGTTTCTACCATCCTGACAAGCACCACGCTCTCTGTCTCGTCGACCACCGCGATGGTTGGCTCAGCGGTTAGCTTTACCGCGACGGTCAGTCCATCCGCCGCGTCGGGCACGGTCACCTTCTACGATGGTGTCAACCTCCTCGGCACGGGGACGCTGACTGCGGGGGGTGCGACGTTCTCAACCACATCGCTCGCATTGGGGACGCACGCCGTGACGGCTGTCTATGGAGGTGCGACCCCTTACGCGGGGAGCAGCTCTGCAACGATTACGGTGACCGTGTCCGCAGTGCCTACGACGACGGTCCTTCGGTCCTCCTCCGCGACGACTCCGCTCGGCTCTTCGATTACGCTAACGGCGACGGTCAGCCCATCGGCCGCGACGGGGACGGTTACCTTCTACGATGGCACCACGGTGCTTGGAACGGGGACGCTGACCGGCGGGGTCGCGACCCTTCCGATCTCGACGCTCTCCGTGGGCGACCACACGCTGACTGCGAAGTACGCTGGCGCCGGCATCTACGCGGGCAGCACGTCCAACGCGCTGACCATCACCGGAACCGCGCTTGCCACCACCACTTCGCTCTCTGTCTCGTCGCCGACCGCCTTCTCAGGCACGGCGGTCATCTTTACGGCAACGCTGGCACCCTCGTCCGCGACGGGTTCGGTCACCTTCTACGATGGCTCAACCCCGCTTGGGACGAGCACGCTCGCCTCAGGGAATGCGAGCCTTTCCGTTTCGACGCTCGCGAACGGTTCCCACAGCGTCACCGCGGTCTACGGTGGCGACACAAACTACGCGACCAGCACCTCTTCTGCGGTTTCGGTCACGGTCACCATCAACCCCACGACGCTTGTCCTGACCGCGAATGCAACGACCGCCGTCGCGGGCACGAACGTCACCTTTACGGCGACCCTCACGCCTTCCACGGCACCGGGCTCCGTCACCTTCGTGGATGGGGGCACGACAATTGGCACCGGTGCCCTCAGCTCGGGTGTCGCGACCCTCACGCTCTCTACCTTAAGTGCGGGTGTGCATTTCGTGACGGCGGCCTACGCGGGGGATGCGAGCTATACGGCCAGGACGTCGAATGCCGTCGCGATCACGATCTCCAAGGCGAGCAGTACGCCCATCACTGGCACCTACTCCGGCCCGAGCATTACGGGTAAGGTGCTGGCAGGCGGCGCGCCCGTCAGCGGAGCGAGCGTTCAGTTCTATGCTGCGGGAACGACCGGCAACGGCATCGCAGCTGGCAACCTGATCGCATCGGCGATCCTCACGGACTCCTCGGGTTCGTTCACGATCCCTTCCGGATATAGCTGCCCGGTGGCGACGACACAGGTCTATCTCGTTGCAACCGGCGGTACGACCGCCACGGCCACGAACGCCCCCTTTGCGTTCCTCTCTGCGCTTGGCTCCTGCAACGCCGTTCCCACAAGCGTCACGCTGAACGAGGTCACAACGGTCGCGGCCGCCTGGCCACTGGCGCAGTTCCTGGCTGCCGGCGGACAGATCGGTGCCACCGCAACCAATACGACCGGCCTTGCCAACGCGTTTCTCATCGCGGCCAGTCTGGTGAACACGACAACTGGAGCCAGCCCCGGAACGACCTATCCGGCCAACGCCAGCTCGGTGACGGCCCGCATCAACTCGCTCGCGAACCTGCTGAACACCTGCGCGGTCTCGAACGCAGCATGCCTCCAGTTTTTCTCGGCCGCAGGCGGTTCTCCGACCAATACGCTCGACGCGGCCATGTCCATCGTGCAGCACCCCGCGGCGAATCCATCGGCGCTTTATGTGCTTTCGCGCAACAGCACCGCGTACACCCCGGCCCTGACCTCGACGCCGCCCGACTGGACGCTCTTCAGTGTGCTCTCCGGCGGTGGCCTCAGCGGCTCCAGCACGCTGGGCATCATGACCAACGGCAACGTCTGGGTCGCAAACTACTACGGCGTCGTCGCTTCGCAGTTCACGGCGCTGGGCGCTCCGGTCTTCGCGACGGGTGTCACCGGACCGGGACTCAGCGCCTCATATGGACTCGCTGTGGACCAGGCGAACAACGCCTGGATCCCCAACGATGTCTTCAGCGGATCCGTCACGAAGATCTCCGCCGATGGTGCCACCACCGCCAACTTCAGCGGCAACGGCATGGCCTATCCCGTCTACACCGCGGTCGACACAGACGGCAGCGTCTGGGTCGCGGACTACGGCAACTCCACGCTGACCCACCTCTCCGCCACCGGTGCGGGGCTCTCCGGACCAAGCGGCTACCAGAGCGCGTCGACTTCGTTTCCGACTGCGCTGGCGATCGATGCAAACCACAACGTCTGGACCACCAACCAAAGCGACTACACCATCACCCGTATCAACCCCGATGGCACAAATCCCTTGGTGGTGAAGTGCTGCGACTCGGCGTCGGGGCTTGCCATCGATCAGCGCGGCTACATCTGGGTGACCAACTATCTGGGCAACACCATCAGCCAGGTATCGAGCGCCGGTGCCGTCATCTCGTCGACCTATACCGGCGGCGGCATCTTCCGTCCGCAGGCGGTTGCGATTGACGGGATTGGCAATGTTTGGATCGCCAACTTCCACGCCATCGGAATCAGCGAACTGGCCGGATCGCAGACCAGCACGCCGGGCGCTGTCCTTTCACCCTCCAGCGGCTTCGCTCCCGATGGCCCGATTGAGGGCAACTTCTCCATTGCGGTCGATGCCTCCGGGAACATCTGGGTCGCGAACTTCAACAGTAACAACGTGATACGGTATCTCGGCCTGGCTGCTCCCACGAAGTCGCCCACGATCGGTCCGGCCCAGGCGCCGTAA
- a CDS encoding STAS domain-containing protein: MSSTVELPSLLRKYESELLENWLAEQKGKGNISAVISESELRAQSHEFIQLLQQAITTSSVGDFDAPGFRDLRRFLDGITAVRAQVGLSPTDTAMFVFSFKQVLFALIRSSIADANTQIEEIWSATLLLDRLGLFVTEAHLKMRETVIQRQQHEMLELSTPVVKLWDGVLALPIIGTLDSSRTQTIMESLLERIVETGAEVAIIDITGVPTVDTLTAQHLLKTITAARLMGAECIISGIRPQIAQTIVHLGVDLGDVATKATLADAFKMALVRSGHALIKRTQQK; encoded by the coding sequence ATGTCATCTACCGTCGAACTGCCGAGTCTTCTTCGTAAATACGAGTCTGAACTGCTGGAAAACTGGCTGGCCGAGCAGAAAGGAAAGGGGAACATCAGCGCGGTCATCTCCGAGTCGGAGTTGCGCGCGCAGTCGCACGAGTTTATCCAACTGTTGCAGCAGGCCATAACCACCAGTTCGGTCGGTGACTTCGACGCACCGGGCTTTCGCGATCTTCGCCGTTTTCTCGACGGCATTACCGCTGTGCGGGCGCAGGTCGGGCTGAGCCCAACGGACACGGCGATGTTCGTGTTCTCGTTCAAGCAGGTGCTATTCGCCTTGATCCGCTCCTCCATCGCGGATGCGAACACGCAGATCGAGGAGATCTGGTCGGCGACTCTGCTTCTGGATCGTCTTGGTCTCTTCGTCACCGAGGCCCATCTGAAGATGCGTGAGACAGTCATCCAGCGCCAGCAGCACGAGATGCTCGAACTTTCAACGCCGGTGGTCAAGCTCTGGGATGGTGTGCTTGCCCTCCCCATCATCGGCACACTCGACAGTTCCCGGACCCAGACCATCATGGAGTCGCTGCTGGAGCGCATCGTCGAGACAGGGGCTGAGGTAGCCATCATCGACATCACCGGTGTACCCACCGTAGACACGCTGACGGCGCAGCATCTGCTGAAGACCATTACCGCTGCCCGCCTGATGGGGGCAGAGTGCATTATCTCCGGCATCCGCCCGCAGATCGCGCAGACCATCGTGCATCTCGGAGTCGATCTCGGCGATGTTGCCACCAAGGCGACTCTGGCGGACGCCTTCAAGATGGCGCTCGTTCGCTCCGGTCACGCACTCATCAAGCGCACCCAACAGAAGTAG